The proteins below are encoded in one region of Bacillus vallismortis:
- the gsiC gene encoding glutathione ABC transporter permease GsiC codes for MIKYSIKRLLLMIPLLFIITVIVFMFVHMIPGDPARLIAGSDATIDEIKLVREKYGLDQPLYQQYISYMSNLFQGDLGTSIQAGRPVAEMLSERFMPTFWLTVVSMFWSLLFGIPIGLVSAVKRNKWQDHATMIFAVSAISIPSFWLGLMLMQLFSVQLGWLPTGGMDSWKHYILPSITLGAGVAAIIARFTRSAVMDVLKNDYIRTSRAKGLHEYTVLMKHAFRNAMIPVVTMTGLQFGFMLSGSIITETLFSWPGLGRLLINSIVSRDYPVIQAELLLFSFEFLLINLIVDLLYGWLNPKVRYGS; via the coding sequence ATGATAAAGTACTCAATCAAACGTTTATTACTGATGATTCCTCTCTTGTTCATTATTACTGTTATTGTCTTTATGTTCGTGCATATGATTCCCGGAGACCCTGCCCGGTTAATCGCAGGCAGTGATGCAACAATTGATGAAATCAAATTAGTTAGAGAGAAATATGGCTTAGATCAGCCTTTATATCAACAATACATCTCATATATGTCCAATCTCTTTCAAGGAGATCTAGGAACCTCTATTCAGGCAGGAAGACCTGTGGCAGAGATGCTGTCTGAGCGGTTTATGCCGACATTTTGGCTGACAGTTGTCAGCATGTTTTGGTCATTGCTATTCGGAATTCCGATCGGCTTAGTTTCAGCTGTCAAAAGAAACAAGTGGCAGGATCATGCGACAATGATTTTTGCGGTTTCTGCGATATCTATTCCTTCTTTCTGGCTGGGGCTTATGCTTATGCAGTTGTTTTCCGTTCAGTTAGGCTGGCTTCCTACAGGGGGAATGGACTCCTGGAAACATTATATTCTCCCTTCTATTACGCTAGGAGCAGGAGTCGCAGCTATAATTGCCCGCTTTACAAGATCCGCAGTCATGGATGTGTTAAAGAATGATTATATCCGGACGAGCAGAGCCAAAGGCCTGCATGAATATACGGTTCTTATGAAGCATGCCTTCAGAAATGCAATGATTCCGGTTGTCACGATGACTGGATTACAGTTCGGGTTTATGCTGAGCGGATCAATCATTACAGAAACGTTATTCAGCTGGCCTGGATTGGGGCGTCTATTAATTAATTCAATTGTGTCAAGGGATTATCCCGTTATACAAGCTGAACTTTTATTATTTTCTTTTGAATTTCTACTCATTAATTTAATCGTTGATTTGTTATATGGCTGGCTGAATCCGAAAGTACGCTACGGATCATAG
- the cwlD gene encoding N-acetylmuramoyl-L-alanine amidase CwlD, with the protein MRKKLKWLGFLLGFIVLLFLFKYQFSNNDSWKPWSLPLSGKIIYLDPGHGGPDGGAVGGKLLEKDVTLEVAFRVRDYLQQQGALVIMTRESDVDLAPEGTKGYSRRKAEDLRQRVKLINHSEAELYISIHLNAIPSQKWSGAQSFYFGKYAENEKVAKYIQDELRRNLENTTRKAKRIHGVYLMQNVTKPGALIEVGFLSNPSEAKLLGKSKYQDKVASSIYKGILRYYTEKGNPPE; encoded by the coding sequence ATGAGGAAAAAGCTTAAATGGCTCGGTTTTTTGCTAGGCTTCATCGTTTTACTATTTCTATTCAAGTATCAGTTCAGCAATAACGATTCATGGAAGCCGTGGAGTCTGCCTCTGAGCGGGAAAATTATTTATCTGGACCCCGGTCATGGAGGTCCTGACGGAGGAGCAGTCGGCGGAAAGCTGTTAGAGAAAGATGTAACGCTTGAAGTGGCCTTTAGAGTCAGGGACTACCTTCAGCAACAAGGGGCGCTTGTCATCATGACTAGGGAGAGTGATGTCGATCTCGCTCCAGAAGGAACGAAGGGCTATAGCAGGCGAAAAGCGGAAGACCTAAGACAGCGAGTCAAATTAATAAACCATTCAGAGGCTGAACTCTATATCAGCATTCATCTCAATGCGATTCCATCGCAAAAGTGGAGCGGAGCCCAAAGCTTTTATTTCGGGAAATATGCAGAAAATGAAAAAGTCGCAAAATACATTCAGGATGAATTGAGACGAAATCTGGAAAACACAACCCGAAAAGCAAAGCGGATTCATGGTGTCTACTTAATGCAAAACGTCACCAAACCCGGAGCACTTATAGAAGTCGGATTTTTATCTAATCCAAGTGAAGCAAAGCTGCTCGGAAAATCGAAATATCAGGACAAGGTGGCATCTTCCATATATAAAGGCATTTTGCGATATTACACGGAAAAAGGAAACCCTCCAGAGTAA
- a CDS encoding ABC transporter ATP-binding protein, which translates to MNHEPLVEVKHLKKIFSDSSGLFKKSKPVRAVDDISFTINRGETFGLVGESGCGKSTTGRMLMKLLEPTEGSILFNGQDITKMNEKDVRNLRKDFQMVFQDPYASLNPRMRVKEIIEEPLIVHGLMTSSERERKVHQLLDTVGLSRQHGSRFPHEFSGGQRQRIGIARALAVNPKLIIADEAVSALDVSIQSQILNLMKDLQKEFGLTYLFIAHDLSVVDFISDRIGVMYLGKLVEVGDRDSIIQNPKHPYTKALLSAVPIPDPHRRKERIELKGDLPSPSNPPAGCPFHTRCPAVMDQCKTEMPMLSNMSEQHQVFCHLYDSKK; encoded by the coding sequence ATGAATCATGAGCCTTTAGTTGAAGTGAAACATTTGAAAAAAATCTTTTCTGATTCATCGGGCCTTTTTAAAAAATCAAAGCCCGTGAGAGCGGTGGATGATATCTCATTTACAATTAATCGCGGAGAAACTTTCGGCCTTGTCGGAGAGAGCGGATGCGGAAAGTCAACAACCGGACGGATGTTGATGAAGCTGCTGGAGCCTACAGAAGGCAGTATTCTGTTTAACGGACAGGATATTACGAAAATGAATGAGAAAGACGTTCGTAATTTGCGAAAAGACTTTCAAATGGTATTTCAAGATCCTTATGCCTCATTAAATCCCAGAATGAGAGTGAAAGAAATCATTGAAGAACCGTTGATTGTTCATGGACTTATGACTTCTTCTGAACGTGAAAGAAAAGTGCATCAACTTTTGGATACCGTGGGGCTGTCCCGTCAGCACGGCAGTCGTTTTCCGCATGAATTCAGCGGCGGGCAAAGGCAAAGAATCGGCATCGCCCGGGCTCTGGCTGTAAATCCGAAGCTGATTATTGCAGATGAGGCTGTTTCCGCACTCGATGTATCGATTCAGTCGCAGATACTGAATTTGATGAAAGACCTGCAGAAGGAATTTGGTTTAACTTATTTGTTTATAGCACATGATTTAAGTGTTGTTGATTTTATAAGCGACCGTATTGGTGTGATGTATCTTGGGAAACTGGTTGAAGTTGGAGATCGCGATTCAATTATACAGAATCCGAAGCATCCGTATACAAAAGCGCTGCTTTCAGCTGTCCCGATCCCTGACCCGCATCGCAGAAAGGAACGCATTGAGCTTAAAGGTGATTTGCCTAGTCCTTCGAATCCGCCGGCCGGCTGTCCGTTTCATACCAGATGCCCTGCTGTCATGGATCAATGCAAAACAGAGATGCCAATGCTAAGCAATATGTCTGAGCAGCATCAAGTATTTTGCCACTTATATGATTCAAAAAAATGA
- a CDS encoding ABC transporter ATP-binding protein, with product MKPILNVNQLRTSFFVNGKEIPAVDGVDFTINESEILGIVGESGSGKSVTSLSIMKLLKDTPGKIVGGSIHFDGRDLLALSEKEIRELRGNEIAMIFQEPMTSLNPVLTIGNQLREAIKKHLNYSRKKADQHAVSMLTQVGISRADEILQQYPHQLSGGMRQRVMIAMAMSCSPKLLIADEPTTALDVTIQAQILDVMKDMQEKHGTSILLITHDLGVIAETCDRVAVMYAGRIVEQGSVYDLFDDPKHPYTKGLLESIPRIGKRQERLHSIQGNVPMAEDWPSGCKFASRCPFVFDKCLKKEPPLLNVGEGRTSRCWLNENEGKEEPAYES from the coding sequence ATGAAACCGATATTAAACGTCAATCAGCTACGGACGAGCTTTTTTGTAAACGGTAAGGAAATTCCTGCAGTGGACGGAGTTGATTTTACGATAAATGAAAGTGAAATTTTGGGTATTGTAGGGGAATCCGGGAGCGGAAAAAGCGTCACCTCTTTATCCATTATGAAACTGTTAAAAGACACACCGGGAAAGATCGTTGGCGGATCAATTCATTTTGACGGCAGAGACCTCTTAGCTCTCTCAGAAAAAGAAATTCGGGAACTGAGGGGAAATGAGATCGCCATGATATTCCAAGAGCCGATGACTTCATTAAATCCTGTTCTAACGATAGGGAATCAGCTAAGAGAGGCGATTAAAAAGCACCTCAACTATTCACGCAAAAAGGCGGATCAACATGCAGTTTCAATGTTGACACAAGTCGGTATTTCAAGGGCTGATGAAATTTTACAGCAGTACCCTCACCAGTTGTCCGGAGGAATGAGACAGCGCGTCATGATCGCCATGGCCATGTCTTGTTCGCCTAAATTATTAATTGCCGATGAACCTACAACAGCGCTTGATGTAACGATTCAAGCCCAAATACTAGATGTCATGAAAGATATGCAGGAGAAACACGGCACATCGATATTGTTGATTACACATGATCTTGGCGTCATCGCTGAAACGTGTGACCGAGTGGCCGTAATGTATGCAGGGAGAATTGTAGAACAAGGTTCGGTTTATGATCTGTTTGATGATCCAAAGCATCCGTATACAAAAGGGCTGCTGGAATCCATTCCTCGAATCGGAAAGCGGCAGGAACGGTTGCATTCTATCCAAGGCAATGTTCCGATGGCAGAGGATTGGCCGTCCGGATGCAAATTTGCATCACGTTGTCCGTTTGTCTTTGATAAATGCCTGAAAAAAGAGCCGCCATTGCTAAACGTGGGGGAAGGAAGAACAAGCCGATGCTGGCTGAATGAAAATGAGGGAAAGGAGGAGCCAGCATATGAATCATGA
- a CDS encoding YbaK family protein: MAEVLSFMDVKRQKDYELEKNLLKELSLRQIILSVKDCLEPLFPFLHDERDIISEGCIDFAIEAYLLGGRFGIFGYYGESMQSISARSASEEEELRMEFFDYLYNWIHEQYATFDKNTVYEAARKFIKDWWTQGVVQREKQCKLRMR; the protein is encoded by the coding sequence ATGGCAGAGGTACTGTCTTTTATGGATGTGAAACGCCAAAAGGATTATGAATTAGAAAAGAACTTGCTCAAAGAACTCTCTCTGAGACAAATTATTCTGTCTGTTAAGGACTGTTTGGAACCATTATTCCCATTTTTACATGATGAAAGAGATATTATCAGCGAAGGCTGTATTGATTTTGCGATAGAAGCTTATTTGTTGGGTGGGCGTTTTGGGATTTTCGGCTACTACGGAGAATCCATGCAGAGCATCAGTGCCCGCTCAGCAAGTGAAGAAGAAGAGCTGCGTATGGAGTTTTTTGATTATCTCTATAATTGGATACACGAGCAATACGCAACTTTTGATAAAAATACGGTTTATGAAGCAGCGCGAAAGTTCATTAAAGACTGGTGGACACAGGGAGTTGTCCAAAGAGAAAAACAGTGTAAGCTTCGCATGCGATAA
- the kbaA gene encoding KinB-signaling pathway activation protein, protein MKSRGLVRFFFSILAVGAVITSIVGFALKWGEYKGLFLAFEAGQIFSVLFWFVGVGMIFSVISQMGFFVFLTVHRFALEILRSSSLWNLLQLFFILFVAFDLMYVRFLFFGESGESLAGYAWLPIFLLIFGVVTAYIKQKQSSKKTFVSSLFLMVVITALEWFPALRVNDEDWLYLMLFPLMACNAFQLLMLPRFAAK, encoded by the coding sequence ATGAAAAGCCGTGGTTTGGTTCGTTTTTTCTTTTCTATATTAGCTGTCGGAGCGGTTATCACGAGTATTGTGGGTTTTGCTTTAAAGTGGGGAGAATATAAGGGGCTGTTTCTTGCCTTCGAAGCGGGGCAGATTTTTTCTGTTTTGTTTTGGTTTGTCGGGGTAGGCATGATTTTTAGTGTGATTAGCCAAATGGGTTTCTTCGTGTTTTTAACAGTTCACCGGTTTGCGCTTGAGATATTAAGATCATCATCCTTATGGAATTTGCTTCAGTTGTTTTTCATCTTGTTTGTAGCTTTTGATTTAATGTATGTGCGGTTCTTATTTTTTGGAGAAAGCGGAGAATCGCTGGCTGGCTATGCGTGGTTACCAATATTTTTACTGATCTTTGGGGTGGTAACAGCTTATATAAAGCAAAAGCAGTCCTCTAAGAAAACGTTTGTGTCATCGTTGTTTTTAATGGTTGTGATTACTGCATTAGAATGGTTTCCTGCGTTAAGAGTAAATGATGAGGACTGGCTTTATTTAATGCTTTTTCCGTTAATGGCGTGTAATGCTTTCCAATTGCTGATGCTGCCGAGGTTTGCAGCGAAGTAA
- a CDS encoding ABC transporter permease subunit: MEIKHVEKPAKSSRFHDFWISFKKQKVSMISAVFLFLLFFVALFGQYLVPYDPAKVDYGQLFLKPSAAHLAGTDAYGRDIFSRILVGARISLFVGLSSVFLGALAGSALGVISGYFGKWIDSLIMRFCDILLAFPGMLLAIGIIAILGTGLMNVVFAVAIFSVPVFARIVRSSVLEMKSSLYVEAAKSTGAKDTRIILKHILPGTFSTIIVYFTMRIGSAILIAAGLSFLGLGADPSTPEWGAMLSDGHNYLNTAPHVTIFPGLAIFLTVLAFNLLGDGLRDALDPKIKD, encoded by the coding sequence ATGGAGATAAAGCATGTTGAGAAGCCGGCAAAAAGCAGCAGGTTCCACGATTTTTGGATTTCTTTTAAGAAGCAAAAGGTATCAATGATATCGGCTGTATTTCTTTTCCTATTATTTTTTGTCGCATTATTCGGCCAGTACCTTGTGCCATATGACCCTGCAAAAGTCGATTACGGCCAATTATTTTTAAAGCCTTCAGCGGCTCATTTGGCGGGAACTGACGCATACGGAAGGGATATCTTCAGCAGAATCTTAGTAGGAGCCAGAATTTCGTTATTTGTTGGTTTGTCTTCTGTTTTTTTGGGAGCTTTAGCCGGAAGTGCACTTGGCGTTATAAGCGGTTATTTTGGTAAATGGATTGATAGTTTGATTATGAGATTTTGCGATATTTTATTAGCTTTTCCGGGGATGCTGCTGGCCATTGGGATTATCGCAATCCTAGGAACAGGTTTAATGAATGTAGTCTTTGCAGTTGCTATATTCAGCGTGCCTGTATTTGCGCGGATTGTTCGAAGCAGTGTGCTGGAGATGAAATCAAGCCTGTATGTGGAAGCGGCAAAATCAACAGGTGCTAAAGATACACGCATTATTCTAAAACACATTTTACCGGGTACGTTCTCAACGATTATCGTGTATTTCACAATGAGAATCGGTTCCGCTATTTTAATAGCGGCAGGACTTAGTTTTTTAGGATTAGGAGCAGATCCCTCTACTCCTGAATGGGGCGCTATGCTGAGTGATGGGCATAACTACTTAAACACAGCTCCGCATGTGACGATTTTTCCGGGACTTGCAATCTTTCTCACCGTTTTAGCTTTTAATCTGCTTGGTGACGGACTCCGGGACGCGCTTGATCCTAAGATAAAGGATTAG
- the gerD gene encoding spore germination lipoprotein GerD produces the protein MSKAKTLLMSCFLLLSVTACAPKDQAADMDYDQTKKMVVDILKTDDGKKAIKELLNDDAMNEALVIDQDAIKGTIEKTLTSKKGEEFWKNIFEDTDFAEGFSKTLQKEHEKVIKKLMKDPDYQKMLMDVMQDPGMNKKYSQLAKSQEFRSYLEEVINETLSSPLYKKQFEDELKKAAKETAKESE, from the coding sequence ATGTCAAAAGCCAAAACGCTATTGATGAGCTGTTTTTTGTTATTATCTGTAACAGCTTGTGCTCCAAAAGACCAAGCAGCGGATATGGACTATGATCAGACCAAAAAAATGGTTGTTGATATATTAAAAACTGATGATGGAAAGAAAGCCATTAAGGAATTATTAAACGATGATGCGATGAATGAAGCACTGGTGATTGACCAAGATGCGATTAAAGGAACGATAGAAAAAACACTCACCTCTAAAAAGGGTGAAGAATTTTGGAAAAACATCTTTGAAGACACTGATTTTGCCGAAGGCTTTTCGAAAACCCTTCAGAAAGAGCATGAAAAAGTGATTAAAAAATTGATGAAGGACCCGGATTACCAGAAGATGTTGATGGACGTCATGCAGGATCCAGGCATGAATAAAAAGTACAGCCAATTGGCAAAAAGCCAAGAATTCCGCAGTTACTTAGAAGAGGTTATTAACGAAACGCTTTCTAGTCCGCTTTACAAAAAACAGTTCGAAGATGAGCTGAAAAAAGCAGCAAAAGAAACGGCTAAAGAAAGCGAATAA
- a CDS encoding class I SAM-dependent methyltransferase: protein MNALVDHNSKAWDQKVETGNEWTVAVEQHVIEQAKKGNWDIRVTPMKDVPRDWFPPVNGLKVLCLASGGGQQGPILAAAGADVTVLDNSEKQLDQDRIVAERDDLRIHTVKGSMDDLSQFQDESFDVIVHPVANVFVENVLPVWKEAHRVLKRNGTLISGFVNPVVFLFDVELEQQGILKVKHSIPYADSEDLPKHKVKKLIENNEALEFGHSLEDQIKGQIDAGFIVTGFYEDKGGFVLDQYIHTYSATRSVKV from the coding sequence ATGAATGCGTTAGTAGATCATAATAGCAAAGCCTGGGATCAAAAAGTAGAAACAGGTAATGAATGGACTGTTGCTGTTGAGCAGCATGTCATTGAACAAGCGAAAAAAGGCAATTGGGATATAAGGGTAACACCAATGAAAGATGTACCGAGAGATTGGTTTCCCCCTGTCAATGGGCTGAAAGTGCTCTGTTTAGCATCAGGTGGCGGCCAGCAGGGCCCGATTTTGGCAGCCGCAGGAGCGGATGTCACTGTATTAGATAACTCGGAAAAGCAGTTGGATCAGGATAGAATAGTTGCTGAGCGTGATGATCTTAGGATACATACTGTCAAAGGAAGTATGGACGACCTCAGTCAATTTCAGGATGAATCATTCGATGTCATTGTACATCCTGTTGCCAATGTTTTTGTTGAGAATGTCCTCCCGGTCTGGAAAGAAGCGCACCGTGTGCTAAAAAGAAACGGCACTCTAATCTCAGGTTTTGTCAATCCTGTCGTATTTCTGTTTGATGTAGAGTTAGAACAGCAAGGTATTTTGAAAGTAAAACACTCTATTCCATATGCCGACTCAGAAGATCTTCCAAAACATAAAGTAAAAAAACTGATTGAGAATAATGAAGCTCTAGAATTCGGCCATTCGTTAGAAGACCAAATCAAGGGCCAAATTGATGCCGGTTTTATTGTCACTGGTTTTTATGAAGATAAAGGCGGTTTTGTATTGGACCAGTATATTCATACATATTCTGCAACAAGAAGTGTGAAAGTATGA
- a CDS encoding gamma-glutamyl-gamma-aminobutyrate hydrolase family protein has translation MKPVIGISGSIIIDQGGRFPGYKRAYVNDTYVQSVLDAGGVPFIVPVINDEETIDQMIQQIDGLVMSGGHDVNPLLYGEEPLAKQGSVFPERDEFDQLLIKKAIAAGKPVFAICRGLQILNVAFGGSIYQDLSYIENASIKHDQYNNTEVPTHTIDIEPGTHLHSVFGDTALVNSFHHQAIKDVAPGFLISARARDEVIEAIEMESSTFVLGVQWHPEMLTKGYPLMLKLFETLVEKAEQQKAAVL, from the coding sequence ATGAAACCTGTTATCGGCATATCAGGAAGTATCATCATTGATCAAGGCGGGCGTTTCCCAGGTTACAAGCGCGCCTATGTGAATGATACATACGTTCAATCTGTTTTAGATGCGGGAGGCGTCCCTTTTATCGTGCCTGTTATAAATGATGAAGAAACGATCGATCAGATGATACAGCAAATAGATGGGCTTGTGATGTCAGGAGGACATGATGTTAATCCCCTCCTGTATGGTGAGGAGCCTCTGGCTAAGCAAGGTTCAGTTTTTCCCGAGCGAGATGAATTTGATCAATTACTAATAAAAAAAGCCATTGCTGCCGGCAAACCCGTATTTGCCATTTGCAGAGGATTACAAATCTTAAATGTCGCGTTTGGCGGCTCTATTTACCAGGATCTATCTTATATTGAGAATGCCTCTATTAAACATGATCAGTACAATAATACCGAGGTACCCACTCATACCATTGATATTGAACCGGGTACGCACCTTCATTCTGTATTTGGAGATACTGCGCTGGTCAATTCGTTCCATCACCAAGCGATTAAAGATGTGGCTCCTGGGTTTCTCATATCTGCACGGGCAAGGGATGAAGTCATTGAAGCAATCGAAATGGAGAGCAGCACATTTGTGCTTGGGGTTCAGTGGCATCCAGAGATGTTGACAAAAGGGTATCCGCTCATGCTGAAGCTATTCGAAACTTTAGTGGAGAAAGCCGAGCAGCAAAAAGCAGCCGTTTTATAA
- a CDS encoding glutathione ABC transporter substrate-binding protein, with protein MKKRFIFSLSFVLIASIFLAACGNNDKNDKASESKGSSRDTFTVALESDVTTLDPHDTNDNASYTAESAIMEGLLGFDKDNKVIPVLAESYEVNKDSTEFTFKLKEGVKFQDGTAFNAEAVKTNIDRLADPDSKLKRHSLFELVKETKVIDDHTVRVTLSKPFAAMINNFAHPAAMMISPDAIKKYGDKVSQHPVGTGPFTFEKWQHGEYLKLTANKDYWNKDLPKVHNMVFKPVPENGARIAMLQTGEADFIYPVPPTDTKTIENTDGLSLVTKPSLIVKYFSMNTMKKPFNDVKVRQAINYAIDKEAFLKVVYNGYASETKSSIAPDTQFYAEQTPYEYNIKKAKQLLKEAGYPNGFEATIWGGNSSDKVKMMEFYKQQLDKVGITLKTVPMESGTIGDKIWGVTNAKDADLELYNGGWSPSTGDADWGLRPVFGGEEAFPPNSYNTSYYQSDTVNSLLNQALQTSDTAKRKELYGKAQQQIWEDAPWVFLAVPDLIYAKKESVDGVVMQPSGVMDVRGAEKK; from the coding sequence GTGAAAAAGCGGTTTATATTCAGCTTATCATTTGTGCTCATAGCCAGTATTTTCTTAGCGGCGTGCGGCAACAACGATAAAAATGATAAAGCTTCAGAGAGTAAGGGCTCATCTCGTGATACATTCACGGTTGCTTTAGAAAGTGATGTGACAACGCTTGATCCTCATGATACAAACGATAATGCCTCTTATACGGCTGAATCAGCTATTATGGAAGGCCTTTTAGGCTTTGATAAGGATAACAAAGTCATCCCCGTCCTAGCCGAAAGCTATGAGGTAAACAAAGATTCGACTGAGTTCACGTTCAAACTGAAGGAAGGAGTCAAGTTCCAAGACGGAACGGCCTTTAATGCCGAAGCGGTGAAAACGAACATTGACCGTCTTGCTGATCCTGACTCCAAGCTAAAACGACATAGTTTATTTGAGCTAGTAAAAGAAACGAAAGTAATAGATGATCATACAGTGCGTGTAACTTTAAGTAAGCCATTTGCGGCCATGATCAACAACTTTGCCCATCCGGCAGCTATGATGATCAGTCCTGATGCGATTAAAAAATATGGCGATAAAGTATCACAGCACCCGGTCGGAACAGGACCGTTTACGTTTGAAAAATGGCAGCACGGCGAATATCTTAAATTAACTGCCAATAAAGATTACTGGAACAAGGACCTTCCAAAGGTACATAACATGGTCTTTAAGCCTGTTCCTGAAAATGGGGCACGAATTGCGATGCTTCAAACGGGAGAAGCTGATTTCATCTATCCGGTACCACCGACAGATACAAAAACGATTGAGAACACCGACGGACTATCATTGGTTACAAAGCCGTCTTTAATTGTGAAGTACTTTTCAATGAATACAATGAAAAAGCCTTTTAATGATGTGAAAGTCCGCCAGGCTATTAACTATGCAATTGATAAAGAAGCTTTCCTAAAAGTTGTATATAACGGATATGCTTCTGAAACGAAGTCATCTATTGCACCTGATACACAGTTTTACGCTGAACAAACACCATACGAATATAACATCAAAAAAGCAAAGCAGCTTTTAAAAGAAGCGGGTTATCCAAATGGGTTTGAGGCAACAATCTGGGGCGGAAACAGCTCTGATAAGGTTAAAATGATGGAATTTTATAAACAGCAGCTTGATAAAGTAGGGATTACATTAAAAACAGTTCCTATGGAAAGCGGTACAATCGGGGATAAAATCTGGGGCGTTACAAATGCGAAAGATGCTGATCTAGAGCTTTATAATGGCGGATGGTCTCCGTCTACCGGTGATGCCGACTGGGGTCTTCGCCCAGTCTTTGGCGGAGAAGAAGCATTCCCGCCGAATTCTTATAACACGTCTTACTACCAAAGTGATACTGTAAACAGTCTTCTGAACCAAGCGTTACAAACTTCTGACACGGCGAAACGCAAAGAATTATATGGAAAGGCACAGCAACAGATTTGGGAAGATGCGCCATGGGTTTTCCTTGCTGTACCAGATTTAATTTATGCGAAAAAAGAAAGTGTCGATGGAGTGGTAATGCAGCCATCAGGTGTGATGGATGTTCGCGGGGCAGAAAAAAAATAA
- the salA gene encoding iron-sulfur carrier protein/transcriptional regulator SalA, which translates to MIREDEVRKLVGEMREPFLQRPLGELDAVKEIKIKPEKRHISVKVALAKTGTAEQMQIQQEIVNVLKGAGAETVGLRFEELPEETIAKFRAPSAEKKTLLNMDNPPVFLAVASGKGGVGKSTVSVNLAISLARLGKKVGLIDADIYGFSVPDMMGITVRPTIEGEKLLPVERFGVKVMSMGFFVEENAPVVWRGPMLGKMLNNFFHEVEWGEVDYIVLDLPPGTGDVALDVHTMLPSCKEIIVSTPHPTAAFVAARAGSMAIKTDHEVVGVIENMAYYESAKTGEREYVFGKGGGDKLAEELNVPLLGRIPLKQPDWDKEQFAPSVYDKSHPIGEIYQDIAKKIDAKMSVQV; encoded by the coding sequence ATGATAAGAGAAGATGAAGTAAGAAAACTAGTCGGTGAAATGCGCGAACCTTTTCTTCAAAGACCTCTGGGAGAATTGGATGCCGTAAAGGAAATTAAAATAAAGCCTGAAAAACGGCATATCAGTGTAAAAGTCGCTCTTGCAAAGACCGGGACTGCAGAGCAAATGCAGATTCAGCAAGAGATCGTAAACGTCTTAAAAGGGGCAGGCGCCGAGACGGTCGGCCTTCGATTTGAAGAGCTTCCTGAGGAAACGATTGCTAAGTTCCGTGCGCCGTCAGCTGAGAAAAAAACATTGCTAAATATGGATAATCCGCCAGTCTTTCTAGCTGTAGCAAGCGGAAAGGGCGGCGTAGGCAAGTCAACTGTGTCAGTAAACCTTGCTATTTCTCTTGCTCGTCTTGGGAAAAAGGTTGGTTTAATTGATGCGGATATTTATGGCTTCAGTGTGCCTGATATGATGGGCATCACTGTGCGTCCGACTATTGAAGGAGAGAAACTTCTTCCTGTTGAACGCTTCGGGGTAAAGGTGATGTCGATGGGCTTCTTCGTAGAAGAAAATGCTCCGGTCGTATGGAGAGGGCCAATGCTTGGCAAAATGCTGAACAACTTTTTCCATGAAGTAGAGTGGGGAGAAGTAGACTATATTGTTCTTGATCTTCCGCCTGGAACAGGGGACGTTGCTCTCGATGTACATACAATGCTTCCGAGCTGCAAAGAAATCATCGTATCAACGCCGCATCCTACAGCTGCTTTTGTCGCGGCTAGAGCGGGTTCTATGGCCATTAAAACTGATCATGAAGTCGTTGGCGTCATAGAGAACATGGCTTATTACGAAAGCGCTAAGACAGGAGAAAGAGAGTATGTCTTTGGTAAAGGCGGCGGAGATAAACTAGCTGAGGAATTGAATGTGCCTTTGCTTGGCAGAATCCCGTTGAAACAGCCTGATTGGGATAAGGAACAATTTGCTCCTTCTGTATATGACAAAAGCCATCCTATAGGAGAAATATATCAGGACATCGCTAAAAAAATAGATGCGAAAATGTCAGTGCAAGTATAA